One Bacteroidota bacterium genomic region harbors:
- a CDS encoding DUF5117 domain-containing protein, whose product MKTRTTLLMATVFVFAQCASKKTTQSPKMPPPPDGGNKSKTVSIKEKTKNCTKNDGLFTLYKDTVTGSAYMVIKKAQLGKEFIYFNYAENGLVLTGHFRGAYRDNEVFSLRKVYDRIEFVKENTGFYFDSTNAISKSATANISPSILLSEKIVAEDTSKGEYLLEADAIFLTEGLSKVKPTPLPIPTAAFMFNMGGLSKTKTKYSTIRNYPENTDIVVDYVFDNPSPVIGGGPEVTDARSVTVTLQHSFIEVPTNSFSPRYDDPRVGYFTHEVNDMTTESVTPYRDVIHRWHLEKKNPELTIDEPVTPITWWIENTTPVEYRETIKQAGMKWNQAFEKAGFKNAVKVEIQPDTATWDAGDIRYNVLRWTSSPNPPFGGYGPSFVNPRTGQILGADIMLEYIYITNRLKQNDVFGTIGLEGMLNEMNDNHDKNVGHYCEAGHYLHQTTLFGLYGMMVNNATQADKDEFIKQSLHYLILHEMGHTLGLNHNMKASQMLSPAELADKNTVETFGLIGSVMDYPATNFRLDGKKQTNYFTTKPGPYDDWAIEFGYSTAEKDAAAEKTRLEKILSRSTESKLIFGNDADDMRSPGKAIDPRVNVNDLSNDAIGYMTERMQIANKVMGEIKNRFSVAGQSYEQLRTAYLVLSSEYAGAASIISRYIGGVYVDRAMVGQQGATQPYTPVKYEDQKRAMKTLAENVFAPNALKASDNLYQYLQEQRRGFNFFSSTEDPKIHDRALAIQTTALSHIMHRTVMERLTDSRLYGNKYSVNEMLTDLNDAIFKEDLNGNVNTIRQNLQISYVKRLIVILDKTSLYDHVSKSAALAAMNSILSQMRVAKLKGDAETKAHREYVIFLIEKALKAE is encoded by the coding sequence ATGAAAACGCGTACTACATTGTTAATGGCCACTGTGTTTGTTTTTGCACAGTGTGCCTCAAAAAAAACAACCCAAAGCCCTAAGATGCCCCCACCTCCGGATGGTGGAAATAAATCAAAAACAGTTTCGATTAAAGAAAAGACAAAGAACTGTACTAAAAACGACGGTCTTTTCACCTTGTATAAGGATACCGTTACAGGTAGTGCTTACATGGTGATTAAAAAAGCTCAGTTAGGTAAAGAGTTTATTTACTTTAACTATGCTGAAAACGGTTTGGTGCTTACCGGCCATTTTAGAGGTGCCTACCGCGATAATGAAGTTTTTAGTCTGCGCAAGGTTTATGATCGTATTGAATTTGTTAAAGAAAATACCGGATTCTATTTCGACTCAACGAATGCCATCAGTAAATCGGCTACAGCAAACATTTCCCCCTCAATTTTATTGAGCGAAAAAATTGTAGCTGAAGACACCTCAAAAGGTGAGTATTTGCTTGAAGCTGATGCGATATTTTTAACAGAAGGGCTTAGCAAGGTAAAACCTACTCCGTTACCAATCCCTACAGCTGCTTTTATGTTCAACATGGGAGGTTTAAGCAAAACCAAAACAAAGTACTCAACCATACGCAATTACCCTGAGAATACAGACATTGTTGTAGACTATGTATTTGACAACCCTTCTCCTGTAATTGGCGGCGGTCCTGAGGTTACTGATGCACGTAGTGTTACTGTTACGTTGCAACACAGTTTTATCGAGGTACCGACAAACAGTTTTAGTCCACGTTATGACGACCCCCGCGTAGGATATTTTACACACGAGGTTAACGATATGACCACTGAAAGTGTTACTCCCTACCGTGATGTGATACACCGCTGGCACCTTGAAAAGAAAAACCCTGAACTAACTATTGACGAGCCTGTAACACCTATTACTTGGTGGATTGAGAATACAACCCCTGTTGAATACCGCGAAACAATAAAACAAGCTGGTATGAAATGGAATCAGGCTTTTGAAAAAGCCGGATTTAAAAACGCTGTTAAAGTGGAAATTCAACCTGATACTGCTACTTGGGACGCCGGTGATATTCGTTACAACGTATTGCGTTGGACATCTTCGCCCAACCCTCCGTTTGGCGGATATGGCCCCAGTTTTGTAAACCCACGTACCGGACAGATTTTGGGTGCTGATATTATGCTTGAGTACATTTATATCACCAACCGTTTGAAGCAAAACGATGTATTTGGAACCATTGGCCTTGAAGGTATGTTGAACGAAATGAACGACAACCACGATAAAAACGTAGGTCATTACTGCGAAGCAGGCCACTACTTGCACCAAACTACGCTTTTCGGACTTTACGGAATGATGGTGAACAACGCCACCCAAGCAGATAAAGATGAGTTTATCAAACAATCGTTGCACTACCTTATCCTACACGAAATGGGACACACATTGGGCCTTAATCACAACATGAAGGCTTCGCAAATGCTAAGCCCCGCAGAATTGGCTGATAAAAACACCGTTGAAACCTTTGGTTTGATTGGCTCAGTAATGGATTACCCTGCTACCAACTTTAGGTTGGACGGTAAAAAACAAACCAACTACTTTACCACCAAACCCGGTCCTTACGACGATTGGGCTATTGAATTTGGTTATTCAACTGCCGAAAAAGATGCGGCTGCTGAAAAAACACGCCTTGAAAAAATACTTTCTCGCAGCACTGAATCTAAATTGATTTTTGGTAACGATGCTGACGATATGCGCAGCCCCGGAAAAGCAATTGACCCACGTGTGAATGTAAACGACCTTAGCAACGATGCCATTGGCTACATGACTGAACGTATGCAAATAGCCAACAAAGTAATGGGCGAAATCAAAAACAGGTTTAGTGTTGCCGGTCAATCGTACGAACAACTACGTACTGCTTACTTGGTATTATCATCAGAATATGCAGGTGCAGCATCTATTATCTCGCGCTACATCGGCGGTGTTTATGTAGACCGTGCGATGGTGGGACAACAAGGTGCTACGCAACCTTACACCCCTGTAAAATACGAAGACCAAAAACGAGCCATGAAAACCTTGGCTGAAAACGTGTTTGCCCCAAATGCTTTAAAAGCATCTGATAACCTATACCAATACTTGCAAGAGCAGCGCAGGGGCTTTAACTTCTTTAGTTCTACAGAAGACCCAAAAATACACGACAGGGCCTTGGCAATACAAACCACAGCGCTTTCACACATTATGCACCGTACCGTAATGGAACGTCTTACTGATAGCCGCTTGTATGGTAACAAGTATAGCGTAAACGAAATGCTGACCGATTTGAACGATGCTATTTTTAAAGAAGATTTAAACGGCAATGTAAATACCATCCGCCAAAACCTTCAAATATCTTACGTAAAACGACTGATTGTAATATTGGATAAAACATCACTATACGACCATGTAAGTAAATCAGCAGCCTTAGCAGCCATGAATAGCATCCTTTCACAAATGCGTGTGGCCAAATTAAAAGGCGATGCCGAAACCAAAGCTCACCGTGAGTATGTGATATTCCTAATTGAAAAAGCATTAAAAGCAGAATAG
- the dinB gene encoding DNA polymerase IV: MNTDRHILHIDLDSFFVSVERLLNPALIGKPVVVGGYSDRGVVSSCSYEARKFGVRSAMPVRQALKLCPQAIVVKGSMGEYGRFSKMVTQIIAERAPLMQKASIDEFYVDISGLDRFFGCFKWSQELRQAVIKNTGLPISFGLSVNKCIAKMATNQAKPNGELYVPADAVQAFLKPLNVGKIPMLGKKMEESLNKMGIVTIGQLAALNKDFLEERFGEYGKYIWKRANGIDNSPVEPYHERKSISTENTFHTDTNDTTFLDTILSAMVAELTYRLRKENMITSSVAVKIRYENFETHMQQSVIDFTNADNKLLQKVREIFAKAYHKGRLVRLIGVKFSNLTHGQGQVNLFDNADLPELYKAMDKIKSRFGEGLIKTATEFGTKKRRPPSN; this comes from the coding sequence TTGAACACAGACAGACATATACTTCATATTGATTTAGACTCGTTTTTCGTATCGGTTGAACGGCTCCTTAATCCGGCTTTAATTGGTAAGCCTGTGGTGGTGGGCGGTTATAGCGATAGGGGAGTAGTCTCTTCGTGCAGTTATGAGGCTCGTAAGTTTGGGGTGCGGTCGGCAATGCCGGTTCGTCAGGCTTTGAAACTTTGCCCGCAAGCAATTGTGGTAAAAGGCAGCATGGGCGAATACGGGCGTTTCTCAAAAATGGTAACCCAGATAATTGCTGAACGAGCACCTTTGATGCAAAAGGCCTCCATTGATGAGTTTTATGTGGATATTAGTGGATTAGACCGGTTTTTCGGCTGCTTCAAATGGTCGCAAGAGTTACGGCAAGCAGTAATAAAAAACACAGGACTGCCTATTTCCTTTGGCTTATCAGTGAATAAGTGCATAGCCAAAATGGCTACCAACCAAGCCAAACCTAACGGTGAATTGTATGTACCTGCTGATGCTGTGCAAGCATTTCTGAAACCTCTCAATGTGGGAAAAATTCCCATGTTGGGAAAAAAGATGGAAGAGTCTTTGAATAAGATGGGGATTGTTACCATCGGGCAACTCGCTGCTTTAAATAAAGACTTTTTAGAGGAGCGTTTTGGTGAATACGGAAAGTATATATGGAAGCGCGCCAATGGTATTGATAACAGCCCTGTAGAGCCTTACCACGAACGTAAATCTATCAGTACAGAGAATACGTTTCATACTGATACCAATGATACAACGTTTTTAGATACGATACTTTCGGCAATGGTAGCGGAGTTAACCTATCGTTTGCGAAAGGAAAACATGATTACAAGCAGTGTTGCAGTGAAAATACGGTATGAGAATTTTGAAACACACATGCAACAAAGTGTGATTGATTTTACCAATGCCGATAATAAACTGTTGCAAAAGGTGCGCGAGATTTTTGCCAAAGCTTACCATAAAGGCAGGTTGGTAAGGTTGATAGGCGTGAAGTTTAGCAATTTAACACACGGGCAAGGGCAAGTTAACTTGTTTGATAATGCAGATTTACCCGAGTTGTATAAGGCGATGGATAAAATAAAATCGAGGTTTGGCGAGGGGCTGATAAAAACCGCCACTGAGTTTGGAACAAAAAAGCGTCGTCCGCCCTCTAATTGA
- a CDS encoding helix-turn-helix domain-containing protein has product MNTPSERFKAVRKELGLTQNEFARELGISQVAVYKLEEGQIKSISQEVTQILEEKFGINKIWLHFGEGMMYLDDTTNMYSVYNKLEYLSKLVENVLSRLGGSAPVLSEKRGRGRPRKSSAISGFDSDSEGAMKRGPGRPRKNPVSATSGERRGPGRPRKNPVEANETGEKRGPGRPRKTPVSAASGEKRGPGRPRKNAAATAVAKRTPGRPRIKPLEETTLKRTPGRPRKSPLESTSELKRTPGRPRKSPVTETQGEKRGPGRPRKSQPEVTATVKRSPGRPAKTAAPAAGKRGAGRPAKTTAQPVTAEAKRGPGRPKKS; this is encoded by the coding sequence ATGAACACACCATCAGAGCGTTTTAAGGCCGTTCGTAAAGAGCTCGGCCTTACTCAAAATGAATTTGCCCGCGAGTTGGGGATATCGCAGGTTGCGGTATATAAACTGGAAGAAGGGCAAATAAAAAGCATCAGCCAAGAAGTGACTCAGATTTTAGAAGAGAAATTCGGAATAAATAAAATCTGGTTACACTTTGGCGAGGGCATGATGTATCTTGATGATACCACCAATATGTACTCAGTATACAATAAACTTGAGTATCTATCTAAATTGGTTGAAAATGTACTTAGCCGCTTAGGTGGCTCAGCTCCTGTACTTTCTGAAAAACGCGGCCGTGGCCGCCCCCGTAAATCATCGGCAATTAGCGGATTTGATTCGGATTCAGAAGGTGCAATGAAACGTGGTCCAGGTCGTCCTCGTAAAAATCCGGTAAGTGCTACATCAGGTGAACGTCGCGGTCCCGGCCGTCCTCGTAAAAATCCCGTTGAAGCCAATGAAACCGGCGAAAAACGTGGCCCCGGCCGTCCTCGTAAAACACCTGTAAGCGCAGCTTCAGGCGAAAAACGCGGTCCAGGTCGTCCCCGTAAAAATGCAGCCGCTACTGCTGTTGCAAAACGTACCCCCGGACGCCCCCGTATTAAACCTCTTGAAGAAACAACCCTAAAACGTACACCCGGCCGTCCTCGTAAAAGCCCGTTGGAATCTACCAGCGAGTTAAAGCGTACACCCGGTCGTCCTCGTAAAAGCCCTGTAACAGAAACTCAAGGCGAAAAACGTGGTCCCGGTCGTCCTCGTAAATCACAACCCGAGGTAACTGCCACGGTTAAACGTTCTCCCGGCCGCCCTGCTAAAACTGCAGCTCCTGCCGCAGGTAAACGTGGTGCAGGCCGTCCGGCTAAGACTACAGCTCAACCGGTTACTGCTGAAGCTAAGCGCGGTCCCGGACGCCCTAAGAAGTCGTAA
- a CDS encoding alpha/beta hydrolase encodes MQNLLLLHGALGFSGQFENLLPLLKDSYNVYTFDFGGHGKKTMPENLSIEHFAKETAAFINTSIGGETHIFGHSMGGYVAMYMARYGMGQTGKILTLGTKLNWTPEIAANESKLLNTEKIKEKVPAFAQSLAAMHGDNWELLCKKTAHMMIDLGNAPALTQDDFAQIENQIQLGLGDKDNMVSLEETIIAYRQLKNGRLAVLPNTLHPYNKVDVNRLAYEIKAFI; translated from the coding sequence ATGCAAAACCTGTTATTGCTGCACGGCGCACTTGGATTTTCAGGACAGTTTGAGAACCTGCTTCCGCTTCTTAAAGATTCTTACAATGTTTACACGTTTGATTTTGGCGGACATGGCAAAAAAACAATGCCTGAGAACCTAAGCATCGAACACTTTGCAAAAGAAACCGCAGCATTTATAAACACTTCAATTGGTGGTGAAACCCACATTTTCGGCCATTCAATGGGCGGATATGTAGCCATGTACATGGCAAGATACGGCATGGGGCAAACAGGGAAAATTTTGACTTTAGGTACAAAGCTGAATTGGACACCTGAGATTGCTGCCAACGAATCAAAACTTCTAAACACCGAAAAGATAAAAGAAAAAGTACCTGCATTTGCACAAAGCCTTGCTGCCATGCACGGTGATAATTGGGAATTGCTTTGTAAAAAAACAGCCCACATGATGATTGATTTGGGTAACGCACCGGCCTTAACCCAAGATGATTTTGCGCAGATAGAAAACCAAATTCAATTGGGATTGGGCGATAAAGACAATATGGTGAGCTTGGAGGAAACCATTATTGCTTACAGACAACTTAAAAACGGACGACTTGCCGTATTACCCAACACCCTGCACCCCTACAACAAAGTGGATGTTAACAGGCTTGCCTACGAGATAAAGGCATTTATATAA
- a CDS encoding GNAT family N-acetyltransferase, which produces MQQQISLVPLQAAQIEVYAQHPQQLFIQLGLVPNEAVINSSYIDFGQALKEALVNTILPIVKANPMHWELYTQHLVVDTFLHVCVGGIGCFINPDEPNKAHIGYYIYAGFEGKGYAKAALAEMVEKLWSNTDIIEITATVPYDHTASRRVLEHNGFETVELEGGIVCYRLLKK; this is translated from the coding sequence ATGCAACAACAAATTAGTTTAGTGCCGCTGCAGGCGGCTCAAATAGAAGTGTATGCCCAGCATCCGCAGCAATTATTTATACAATTGGGATTGGTTCCAAACGAGGCAGTAATCAATAGCTCATACATTGATTTTGGACAGGCTTTAAAAGAAGCCTTAGTAAACACCATACTTCCTATTGTAAAAGCTAACCCAATGCACTGGGAGCTTTATACACAACACCTTGTGGTAGATACATTTTTGCACGTATGTGTTGGGGGAATAGGGTGTTTTATAAATCCTGACGAACCTAATAAAGCACACATAGGGTATTACATTTATGCAGGGTTTGAAGGGAAAGGCTATGCAAAAGCCGCTTTAGCTGAAATGGTAGAAAAGCTGTGGAGTAACACTGATATTATTGAAATAACTGCCACTGTTCCGTATGACCATACAGCCAGCCGCAGAGTACTTGAGCATAACGGCTTTGAAACTGTTGAATTGGAGGGTGGTATTGTGTGTTACCGTTTGCTAAAGAAGTAA